A window of the Streptomyces formicae genome harbors these coding sequences:
- a CDS encoding ATP-binding protein yields MEFRGRVGDLELLAEQYRTVAEGAGATRGRAVIMTGRRRVGKSRLVQEFCDRSEAPYVVFQATRGRNPVTERADFAATLAQSLLPGAELIAGIQAQDWNQALRSLALAVPDDSPSIAVIDEVPWLVEQDQEFEGALQTVWDRHLSAKPVLLLLVGSDTSVMEALQSYGRPFFGRAAKMTVRPLNLADVQEMTELDAAGAVDAQLITGGFPEIVQSWRPGMGRTAFLQASVANPLSPLLVAGELSLLGEFPEASHSRAVLEAVGSGERTFSAIAAQAGGASALPSGTLSPLLSMLQAKRVLAADLPLSAKSDSKNKRYRIADPYLRFWLAFLARAIPLIERGRGDVALERIERSWTTWRGRAVEPLIRESLLRLMPNDEWPETEAIGGWWNRQNNPEIDLIGADREPVARQVHFVGSVKWLETQPFGRHEYDALVREMLAVPGAAPDTPLVAVSRCGVADDLPLTAHWGPEDLVRAWQPR; encoded by the coding sequence ACTCGGGGGCGCGCTGTGATCATGACGGGCCGGCGCCGGGTGGGGAAGTCGCGACTCGTCCAGGAGTTCTGCGACCGCTCGGAAGCGCCGTACGTGGTGTTCCAGGCCACCCGGGGGCGCAACCCTGTGACGGAGCGCGCCGACTTTGCCGCGACTCTCGCGCAGTCGCTACTGCCGGGGGCGGAGCTGATCGCCGGCATCCAGGCGCAGGACTGGAACCAGGCCCTGCGCTCGCTGGCGCTCGCGGTACCCGATGATTCACCCAGCATCGCGGTGATCGACGAGGTGCCCTGGCTGGTCGAGCAGGATCAGGAATTCGAGGGCGCACTACAAACTGTCTGGGACCGTCACCTGTCTGCCAAGCCCGTGCTTCTGCTTCTGGTCGGCAGCGATACATCGGTGATGGAGGCACTGCAGTCGTACGGGCGCCCGTTCTTCGGCAGGGCAGCAAAAATGACCGTCCGTCCTCTGAACCTGGCCGACGTACAGGAGATGACCGAGCTTGACGCCGCCGGGGCCGTCGACGCCCAGTTGATCACTGGAGGATTCCCCGAGATCGTCCAGTCATGGCGGCCGGGCATGGGGCGTACTGCCTTCTTGCAGGCTTCGGTCGCCAATCCTCTCTCTCCCTTGCTGGTGGCCGGCGAGCTGTCCCTGCTGGGCGAATTCCCGGAGGCTTCGCACTCACGGGCCGTACTGGAAGCGGTTGGCAGCGGTGAGCGCACGTTCAGTGCGATCGCAGCCCAGGCCGGCGGTGCCAGCGCGCTGCCGTCCGGCACGCTCTCCCCGTTGCTGTCCATGCTGCAGGCCAAGCGAGTCCTGGCCGCTGACCTCCCCCTGTCCGCCAAGTCGGACAGCAAGAACAAGCGCTACCGGATCGCCGACCCGTATCTGCGATTCTGGCTGGCCTTCCTGGCGCGTGCGATCCCACTCATCGAGCGTGGCCGCGGTGACGTGGCGCTGGAACGCATCGAGCGGTCATGGACCACTTGGCGCGGTCGAGCGGTCGAGCCACTGATCCGCGAGTCCTTGCTGCGCCTGATGCCCAACGACGAGTGGCCCGAGACCGAGGCCATCGGTGGTTGGTGGAACCGTCAGAACAACCCCGAGATCGACCTCATCGGTGCAGACCGCGAGCCGGTGGCCCGGCAGGTGCATTTCGTCGGGTCGGTCAAGTGGCTGGAGACCCAGCCCTTCGGCCGTCATGAGTACGACGCCTTGGTACGCGAGATGCTCGCCGTCCCCGGCGCCGCCCCGGATACTCCACTGGTCGCGGTCTCCCGTTGCGGGGTGGCCGATGATCTGCCGCTCACCGCGCACTGGGGGCCGGAGGACCTCGTACGGGCGTGGCAGCCCCGTTAG